One genomic region from Rosa rugosa chromosome 1, drRosRugo1.1, whole genome shotgun sequence encodes:
- the LOC133727047 gene encoding putative disease resistance protein RGA3, with the protein MGGMGKTTLAQLVYNDENVKSHFDKRIWVCVSDPFEEIKIAQAIIEEIDKDNSSKSSNVLQTLTQCIDKLIEGKKFLLVLDDVWSPNSYQWEELIKPLRNGGIGSRILVTTRKEEVVTLMKATTQLIHLKELGEAFCLSLFYYSADMDESSVSTEFKNIGSEIVKRCNGLPLAAKTLGSLMRNKKKIHEWQAVLKSKTWELKEIQQDVFRPLLLSYHDLSPATKRCLLYCVTFPKDYVYNRNCLIELWMSQDYLNVKESKEKIVVGQNYFDDLAMRSFFQDIEDVQFEYGNIKCKIHDIVHDFLRYLTENECLILDFELDASKRRDVSKDKVHHLTLVHATEGDSLQTFLPNYKKLRTLIAIQSSEYSIGPIFELIVQLKCLRTLDLRGWRGKGCLKEIPETIGGLIHLRSARLDQFVVPIIGGDEGNKLEHLKDLNQLQGTLAIHILGNPNMAENAAAIMVNKAHLLELRLEFYSIDEGKHGEIMNGLEPHPDLESLYI; encoded by the exons ATGGGGGGAATGGGGAAAACAACTCTTGCTCAACTTGTTTATAATGATGAAAATGTCAAATCTCATTTTGACAAGAGAATATGGGTCTGTGTCTCGGACCCTTTTGAAGAGATCAAGATTGCTCAAGCTATCATTGAAGAAATAGATAAAGATAATAGTTCAAAAAGCTCAAATGTGTTGCAAACCCTGACGCAATGTATAGATAAATTGATTGAGGGTAAAAAGTTTCTCCTAGTTTTAGATGATGTTTGGAGCCCAAACTCTTATCAATGGGAAGAATTGATCAAACCTTTACGTAATGGTGGTATAGGAAGTAGGATATTGGTGACCACTAGAAAGGAGGAGGTTGTTACTTTAATGAAAGCAACAACTCAATTGATCCATTTGAAGGAGTTGGGTGAAGCATTTTGTTTGTCATTGTTCTATTACAGTGCAGACATGGATGAGAGTAGTGTGTCCACCGAGTTTAAAAATATTGGATCAGAGATTGTGAAAAGGTGCAATGGGTTGCCTCTTGCTGCAAAGACATTAGGAAGCCTCATGCGTAATAAGAAAAAGATTCATGAATGGCAAGCTGTTTTAAAGAGTAAGACATGGGAATTGAAAGAGATTCAACAAGATGTTTTTCGACCACTACTATTAAGTTATCATGATTTGAGTCCAGCAACCAAACGTTGTCTTTTGTATTGTGTTACATTTCCAAAAGATTATGTGTACAATAGGAATTGTTTGATTGAGTTGTGGATGTCGCAAGATTATTTGAATGTCAAAGAAAGTAAAGAAAAGATAGTGGTTGGTCAAAATTATTTTGATGACTTAGCAATGCGGTCATTTTTTCAAGATATTGAGGATGTTCAGTTTGAGTATGGAAACATAAAATGCAAAATTCATGATATTGTACATGACTTTCTACGATATTTGACAGAAAATGAATGtttgattttggattttgaGTTGGATGCTAGTAAGAGAAGAGATGTGTCAAAGGATAAAGTTCATCATTTGACCTTAGTGCATGCAACCGAGGGTGATTCTCTGCAAACTTTTCTCCCTAATTATAAAAAATTACGTACCTTGATAGCTATACAATCATCCGAATATTCCATTGGCCCAATATTTGAGTTGATAGTACAATTGAAATGCCTTAGAACATTAGACTTGCGTGGTTGGCGGGGGAAGGGTTGTCTCAAAGAAATTCCCGAGACAATAGGTGGATTGATACATTTGAG ATCTGCAAGGCTAGATCAGTTTGTTGTCCCAATTATCGGTGGTGATGAAGGAAACAAGTTGGAACATCTGAAAGACTTGAACCAGCTTCAAGGGACTCTTGCTATTCATATTCTGGGAAATCCAAATATGGCGGAGAATGCAGCAGCAATCATGGTGAATAAGGCTCACCTCCTGGAATTGAGACTAGAGTTTTACTCGATTGATGAAGGAAAGCATGGAGAAATTATGAATGGCTTAGAGCCCCATCCAGATTTGGAATCTTTATACATCTAG
- the LOC133727065 gene encoding uncharacterized protein LOC133727065: MEPDGAAPMQVESAADKNPNSELPPKSREEGELSSDDNDENPVLSVARSTGTTGPMLVNKFTHGNQVGKAVSPASSADIQCQTSKQPTSQKSNDANRVPTPGWRPPRAHSGPNNNLVISFSDDDSQSDSEEKERGKLKALQTKSNMA, encoded by the exons ATGGAGCCCGACGGCGCAGCGCCGATGCAAGTCGAGTCCGCGgcggacaaaaaccctaactcGGAGCTCCCTCCCAAATCCAGAGAAGAAGGCGAGCTCTCTTCGGATGATAATGAC GAAAATCCTGTTCTCTCGGTTGCACGTTCCACTGGTACTACAGGGCCCATGCTGGTGAACAAATTCACCCATGGGAATCAAGTGG GGAAGGCTGTATCTCCTGCAAGCTCTGCTGATATTCAGTGCCAAACCTCCAAGCAACCTACTTCCCAGAAGAGCAATGATGCGAACAGAGTACCAACACCTGGATGGCGTCCTCCACGTGCCCACTCGGGGCCCAACAATAATCTTGTGATAAGCTTCTCAGACGATGACAGTCAGAGTGATTCTGAAGAAAAAGAGCGTGGGAAACTAAAAGCTTTACAAACTAAAAGTAATATGGCTTGA